One region of Parerythrobacter jejuensis genomic DNA includes:
- a CDS encoding DUF6456 domain-containing protein: MKPQLVEKELTEEGPRRGSNAKGKRRTVTVNLAESPLAWLHSRGHLDDRLFDAGERLRQDYERAQLSPSVTMRWDPVRVKGGPDAGLSPTERQMAAKDRFDGAIAEAGSGLSDILWRVVCAGESLPDAEKSLQWPARSGKLVLKLALDRVAGFYRIT; encoded by the coding sequence ATGAAACCGCAACTGGTTGAAAAGGAACTGACCGAGGAAGGGCCGCGCCGGGGAAGCAACGCTAAAGGAAAGCGACGCACGGTAACGGTCAATTTGGCGGAGAGTCCGCTGGCCTGGTTGCACTCTCGCGGGCATCTGGACGACCGGCTGTTCGATGCCGGCGAGCGATTGCGGCAGGATTACGAACGCGCCCAACTTTCACCCAGCGTGACGATGCGGTGGGATCCGGTTCGTGTGAAGGGCGGGCCGGATGCCGGGCTGTCACCAACCGAGCGGCAGATGGCAGCGAAAGACCGGTTTGATGGGGCGATTGCCGAGGCTGGTAGCGGTTTGTCGGATATTCTCTGGCGCGTCGTCTGCGCGGGAGAGAGCCTGCCTGATGCGGAAAAATCGCTGCAATGGCCTGCGCGTTCGGGCAAGCTGGTGTTGAAACTGGCGCTCGACCGGGTGGCTGGTTTTTACCGGATCACTTGA
- a CDS encoding uracil-DNA glycosylase family protein translates to MSLHQRIADCTICAANLPHGPRPVVQFSPTSRVLIIGQAPGSKVHASGIPWDDPSGDRLREWTGLDNATFYDPAKVALVPMGFCYPGKGDGGDLPPRPECAPQWHAEVLGVLPETRLTLLVGSYAQAHYLPQTRKLSLTKRVEQFEDFLPRFLPLPHPSWRSTLFMRKNPWFEADVVPALQRAIATQIQQDGTHGTQF, encoded by the coding sequence GTGAGCCTGCACCAGCGCATCGCTGACTGCACTATTTGCGCTGCCAACTTGCCACATGGCCCACGCCCTGTCGTCCAGTTCTCGCCCACTTCACGGGTACTCATCATCGGTCAGGCTCCAGGCTCGAAGGTCCATGCCAGCGGCATTCCCTGGGACGATCCGAGCGGAGACCGGCTGCGGGAATGGACCGGGCTGGACAATGCGACATTCTATGATCCCGCCAAGGTTGCCCTCGTCCCCATGGGGTTTTGCTATCCGGGGAAAGGCGATGGCGGCGACCTGCCCCCGCGCCCCGAATGCGCGCCTCAATGGCATGCCGAGGTTCTTGGCGTCCTGCCCGAAACCCGGCTGACCTTGCTGGTCGGAAGCTATGCCCAAGCGCACTATTTACCTCAGACCCGCAAGCTGAGCCTGACCAAGCGAGTCGAGCAATTCGAAGACTTCCTGCCGCGCTTTCTTCCCTTGCCCCACCCTTCCTGGCGCAGCACTCTTTTCATGCGCAAGAACCCCTGGTTTGAAGCCGATGTCGTACCAGCATTGCAACGCGCGATTGCCACGCAAATCCAACAGGATGGAACACATGGAACACAGTTCTGA
- a CDS encoding ABC-F family ATP-binding cassette domain-containing protein, which translates to MAQPPILSWEGLGLQQGGRWLFGGPGTDGLDLHVGPRDRLALIGRNGAGKTTLFRLIDDKVEADLGIRKVKANTRIVVLEQDPDLGGFETLMDFALSGDDAPARHEVEAIAGQLGIDMSKPCEGSSGGERRRAAISRALAQDPDLLLMDEPTNHLDLAAIDWLESWLDRYKGAFIVISHDRTFLKRLTRATLWLDRGILRRKEVGFGGYEAWEEQIYAEEARAAEKLDARLKLEAHWLQRGVTARRKRNQGRLEALYKMREQRAAMIDTSGTAKLKLAVEEDFKSKSVIVADKVTKSYGDRTIIKPFSLRIQRGDRIGIVGANGAGKTTLLRMLTGELAPDTGSVEIAKTLTGVMIDQQRSLMEPDRTVRQVLAEGGDWIDVRGNRKHVQGYLKEFLFDPKIVDTKVGILSGGERSRLLLAREFARKSNLLVLDEPTNDLDLETLDLLQEVIADYEGTVLIVSHDRDFLDRTVTLTLGLDGSGKVDIVAGGYEDWEAKRTKRVVPAKAKQAKKPAAPSPTPAFANSGKLSYKDQRDYELLPQRIEELEAAIERGEQILSDPDLYSSDPQKFSNISKGVENARAEKDAAEERWLELAELVEG; encoded by the coding sequence ATGGCGCAACCACCGATCCTCAGCTGGGAAGGCCTTGGCCTGCAACAAGGTGGTCGCTGGCTGTTTGGCGGACCGGGCACCGATGGGCTTGACCTGCATGTCGGCCCGCGTGACCGGCTCGCCCTGATTGGCCGTAACGGTGCCGGAAAGACCACCCTTTTCCGCCTGATCGACGACAAGGTCGAAGCAGATCTCGGCATCCGCAAGGTCAAGGCCAACACGCGGATTGTCGTGCTGGAACAGGACCCCGATCTGGGTGGCTTCGAAACTCTGATGGACTTCGCCCTGAGCGGGGACGATGCGCCGGCCCGACACGAGGTCGAAGCCATTGCCGGACAGCTTGGCATCGATATGTCCAAGCCATGCGAAGGCTCCAGCGGTGGTGAGCGCAGACGGGCGGCGATCTCGCGTGCGCTCGCGCAGGATCCGGACCTCCTGCTGATGGACGAGCCGACCAATCACCTCGACCTTGCTGCGATTGACTGGCTGGAAAGCTGGTTGGATCGATACAAAGGCGCGTTCATCGTTATCAGCCACGACCGGACCTTCCTCAAACGCCTGACCCGCGCGACGCTGTGGCTCGATCGGGGCATCCTGCGTCGCAAGGAAGTCGGCTTTGGCGGCTACGAAGCGTGGGAAGAGCAGATCTACGCCGAGGAAGCACGCGCGGCAGAGAAGCTCGATGCGAGATTGAAACTGGAAGCACATTGGCTGCAACGGGGCGTCACCGCCCGGCGCAAGCGCAACCAGGGCCGGCTTGAGGCACTCTATAAGATGCGCGAACAGCGGGCGGCGATGATCGACACATCCGGTACGGCCAAGCTGAAACTGGCTGTGGAGGAAGACTTCAAGTCGAAATCGGTAATTGTCGCGGACAAGGTCACGAAATCCTATGGTGACCGCACTATCATCAAGCCCTTCTCGCTCCGGATCCAGCGTGGTGACCGGATCGGCATTGTCGGCGCCAATGGCGCGGGCAAGACCACCTTGCTGAGAATGCTGACAGGCGAATTGGCGCCGGATACCGGATCGGTGGAAATCGCCAAGACACTGACTGGCGTGATGATCGACCAGCAACGCAGCCTGATGGAGCCTGATCGCACTGTCCGGCAAGTGCTGGCCGAGGGCGGCGACTGGATTGATGTACGCGGCAACCGCAAGCATGTTCAAGGATACCTGAAGGAGTTCCTGTTCGATCCCAAGATCGTCGACACCAAGGTCGGAATCCTAAGCGGCGGCGAGCGATCGCGCCTGCTGCTGGCACGCGAATTCGCCCGCAAATCGAACTTGCTGGTGCTGGACGAGCCGACCAACGATCTCGACTTGGAAACCCTCGACCTGCTGCAAGAAGTCATCGCCGACTACGAAGGCACCGTTCTGATCGTCAGCCATGATCGCGACTTCCTGGATCGTACTGTCACGCTGACGCTTGGGCTTGATGGCAGTGGAAAGGTCGACATCGTGGCCGGCGGGTACGAGGATTGGGAAGCGAAGCGGACCAAGCGGGTCGTCCCGGCGAAAGCCAAACAGGCCAAGAAGCCTGCCGCACCATCGCCGACACCCGCTTTCGCAAATAGCGGCAAGCTGTCTTACAAAGACCAGCGGGACTACGAGTTGCTGCCCCAGCGAATCGAAGAGTTGGAGGCAGCGATAGAGCGTGGAGAGCAAATCCTGTCAGACCCTGATCTCTACAGCTCCGATCCACAGAAGTTCTCCAACATTTCCAAAGGCGTCGAGAACGCCCGTGCAGAGAAGGACGCTGCCGAAGAACGTTGGCTGGAGCTGGCAGAACTGGTCGAAGGGTGA
- a CDS encoding amidohydrolase family protein, with protein sequence MNRGVMMRSIQAIMVAILALVATPALAQSSLLPVQDRQSGEGEGPFTTLVIKGATMIDGTGAPPEGPVDIVVSGDTITGIVRGGGAPTDGARVIDAIGMYVMPGFVDVHGHNGDPKKAPDPSYGYRLWLAHGVTSVRGVSFQFQQNDPSVADSRQSANNTILAPRLFPYAVFGTPFPGGPIDSPAKAREWVRWIFAQGYDGIKFFNNASPPVLEAALDEAQKQGLGTVAHLGQRGVARVNARKAVELGLGGVTHFYGHFESLLDGQGGPDYPADYNYLDEQSRFAWVARLADQIVDPGSEAWNDYVDFLVAEGVTLSPTFNIYSASRDVMRARTAEWHDRYTIPSLMDFYAPSLTNHGSYYHDWSTADEVAWRNFYKPWMRLTKDFHDRGGRVTAGSDPGFIYQTWGFAYIGELEMLQEAGLSPLEVIRAATLNGAEEIYAPKGTEPPFGLIKEGKLADLVIVPENPLANLKVLYGTGHLRLNRETNQLERVGGVRWTIKDGIVYDAPSLLQSVAQMVAAQKAARQ encoded by the coding sequence ATGAACAGGGGAGTTATGATGCGATCGATCCAGGCAATCATGGTGGCGATTCTGGCATTGGTGGCCACACCGGCCTTGGCCCAGTCCAGCCTGCTGCCGGTGCAAGACAGGCAATCCGGTGAAGGCGAAGGGCCTTTCACGACCCTCGTGATAAAAGGCGCGACCATGATCGACGGCACTGGCGCACCGCCGGAAGGCCCGGTCGATATCGTGGTGAGCGGCGACACCATCACCGGCATCGTTCGAGGCGGTGGCGCGCCAACCGATGGTGCCCGAGTCATCGATGCCATCGGCATGTATGTGATGCCCGGTTTCGTGGATGTGCACGGCCATAATGGCGATCCCAAGAAGGCTCCGGACCCATCTTATGGCTATCGCTTGTGGCTGGCGCACGGTGTTACCAGCGTGCGCGGCGTGTCCTTCCAGTTCCAGCAAAATGATCCATCGGTTGCCGACAGCCGCCAGAGCGCCAATAACACCATCCTCGCCCCGAGATTGTTCCCCTATGCGGTTTTCGGCACACCCTTTCCTGGCGGCCCGATCGATAGCCCCGCCAAGGCCCGCGAATGGGTGCGCTGGATCTTCGCGCAAGGGTATGACGGGATCAAGTTCTTCAACAATGCGAGCCCTCCCGTTCTTGAAGCAGCCCTTGATGAAGCGCAAAAACAGGGGCTCGGGACTGTGGCCCATCTCGGCCAGCGCGGGGTCGCGCGGGTCAATGCACGCAAGGCAGTCGAGCTTGGCCTTGGCGGAGTAACCCATTTCTACGGCCATTTTGAAAGCTTGCTCGACGGTCAGGGCGGGCCGGATTATCCAGCTGACTACAATTATCTCGATGAACAATCGCGGTTTGCCTGGGTCGCGCGTTTGGCAGACCAGATTGTCGACCCCGGTAGCGAGGCGTGGAACGATTATGTCGACTTTCTGGTCGCGGAAGGTGTCACCCTCAGCCCGACCTTCAATATCTATTCCGCTTCGCGCGATGTTATGCGCGCCCGCACCGCAGAGTGGCATGATCGCTATACCATCCCGTCGCTGATGGACTTCTATGCGCCGAGCCTGACCAATCACGGGAGTTACTACCACGATTGGTCGACTGCCGACGAAGTCGCCTGGCGGAATTTTTACAAGCCATGGATGCGCCTGACCAAGGATTTCCACGATCGCGGAGGCCGGGTCACTGCCGGGTCTGATCCGGGCTTTATCTACCAGACCTGGGGCTTCGCCTATATCGGCGAGCTTGAGATGCTACAGGAGGCGGGGTTATCGCCACTCGAGGTCATTCGTGCCGCCACCCTGAATGGTGCCGAGGAAATCTATGCTCCAAAGGGAACCGAGCCTCCGTTCGGCTTAATTAAAGAAGGCAAGCTGGCCGACCTCGTGATTGTCCCGGAAAACCCGCTCGCCAATCTGAAAGTGCTTTACGGGACAGGTCACCTGCGCCTGAACCGCGAAACCAACCAGCTGGAGCGTGTTGGCGGGGTGCGTTGGACAATCAAGGACGGCATTGTTTACGACGCGCCGTCCTTGCTCCAGAGCGTGGCGCAAATGGTAGCAGCGCAAAAGGCGGCGCGTCAGTAA
- a CDS encoding SIMPL domain-containing protein — protein sequence MIRYALAPIAAALALPVMSIPATAAEVQIVATNPVIELSVYEQIKVEPDIVTIGAGVTTDAPTAVEALRRNSAEMQRVIDLLKARGIASRDIQTTSINLNAQYDYNRNTQRQVFRAYRASNRVSVQLRDIPRAGEVLDALVSGGATDISGPSFSIEDDTAAKADARKGALERGKKQAEEYAQLAGYSGVRLLQIGESIRGNSGVSDGGLMMARAESVSAAPPPPIEAGLVSTGVSLSLTFEMVP from the coding sequence ATGATCCGTTATGCTCTCGCCCCGATTGCTGCTGCGCTTGCGCTGCCTGTGATGTCTATCCCTGCGACGGCCGCAGAGGTACAGATCGTCGCCACCAATCCCGTGATTGAATTGAGCGTTTACGAGCAGATCAAGGTTGAACCCGATATCGTGACCATCGGCGCGGGCGTGACGACGGATGCACCAACTGCGGTGGAGGCTCTGCGCCGCAATTCTGCCGAAATGCAGCGCGTGATTGATCTGCTCAAGGCACGCGGGATCGCATCGCGCGATATCCAGACAACCAGCATCAATCTCAACGCGCAGTATGATTACAACCGGAATACCCAGAGGCAGGTCTTCCGTGCCTATCGCGCGTCCAATCGGGTGAGTGTGCAGCTGCGCGATATTCCGCGGGCAGGCGAGGTGCTCGACGCGCTTGTTTCGGGCGGAGCGACAGATATCTCAGGCCCGAGTTTCTCGATCGAGGACGATACTGCTGCCAAGGCCGATGCCCGCAAGGGTGCGCTCGAACGCGGCAAGAAACAGGCCGAGGAATATGCCCAGTTGGCAGGGTATTCCGGAGTTCGCCTGCTTCAGATCGGGGAATCGATCCGAGGTAATAGCGGAGTGAGTGATGGCGGCTTGATGATGGCGCGGGCCGAGAGCGTTTCCGCTGCCCCACCACCGCCGATCGAGGCAGGATTGGTTTCTACCGGGGTCAGCCTCTCTTTGACATTTGAGATGGTCCCCTGA
- a CDS encoding PepSY domain-containing protein: MKQILSAMLGATLLFGGVQAPAAAQERTAQGEARKEMRAGNVLSLREIERRVLPTMRGSEYLGPAYDSAAMAYRLKFIRDGRVLFVDVDARSGKILRRSR; encoded by the coding sequence ATGAAACAGATCCTCTCTGCAATGCTGGGTGCGACACTCCTATTTGGAGGCGTCCAGGCGCCTGCGGCCGCGCAAGAGCGGACGGCCCAGGGCGAAGCGCGCAAAGAAATGCGGGCTGGCAATGTCTTGTCGTTGCGAGAGATTGAACGGCGGGTGCTCCCCACCATGCGAGGGTCTGAATATCTCGGGCCCGCCTATGATTCTGCTGCCATGGCCTACCGTCTCAAGTTCATCCGCGACGGCCGCGTGCTGTTCGTGGATGTTGACGCCCGTTCGGGGAAAATCCTGCGGCGTTCACGCTGA
- a CDS encoding response regulator transcription factor — MRILIVEDEPTLGQQLKSTLEQNGYAVDLSTDGEDGHFLGSTESYDAVILDLGLPEIDGLTVLGMWRKEGRDFPVLVLTARDSWSDKVAGLDAGADDYLAKPFQTEELIARLRALIRRASGNTSSELTAGQVRLDTRSGRVTLQGEPVKLTAQEYKLLSYLMHHKGKVVSRTELIEHIYDQDFDRDSNTIEVFVTRIRKKLGAEVITTIRGLGYSLDDPADAPRA, encoded by the coding sequence ATGCGTATCCTGATTGTCGAGGATGAACCCACACTTGGCCAGCAGCTGAAGAGCACGCTGGAACAGAACGGCTATGCTGTTGACCTGTCAACCGATGGTGAGGACGGGCATTTCCTCGGGTCAACCGAGAGTTATGACGCGGTGATCCTCGATCTTGGCCTGCCCGAGATTGACGGCCTGACTGTGCTGGGCATGTGGCGCAAGGAAGGCCGTGATTTTCCCGTCCTTGTTCTCACGGCTCGCGACAGCTGGTCCGACAAAGTGGCTGGCCTGGATGCGGGCGCCGATGACTATCTTGCCAAGCCGTTCCAGACCGAGGAACTGATTGCGCGCTTGCGGGCCTTGATCCGCCGCGCATCCGGCAACACGTCGAGCGAATTGACGGCTGGCCAGGTGCGTCTCGATACGCGTTCGGGCCGTGTCACCTTGCAGGGCGAGCCCGTCAAACTGACAGCGCAAGAATACAAGCTGCTGAGCTACCTGATGCACCACAAGGGCAAGGTCGTCAGCCGCACCGAACTGATCGAACATATTTACGATCAGGATTTTGACCGCGATTCCAATACGATCGAGGTCTTCGTTACCCGGATTCGCAAGAAGCTGGGTGCAGAAGTGATCACGACAATCCGTGGCCTCGGTTACAGCCTCGACGACCCCGCCGACGCACCCCGCGCCTGA
- a CDS encoding sensor histidine kinase, whose product MKSAPHTGSLARRMMLISAAWILVLLLGGGVALDRTLTNLVERNFDEQLEYVQTALIASAEIGPDGEVLLYRSLGDQRFLEPNSGVYWQISGDGHEPFPSRSLWDRSLEVRGDHIDNEPHFYSSGQFGEEPLRIVERSVILPQSDTRWTFTVASARGELDAQIARIRSILIWSFVVLALGLLVLAALQSYYGLRPLRRVRAAIQRIRSTGSNRVTDPLPLEVQPLVQELNALLEHSEKQAEEARTHAGNLAHALKTPLTVVNNAATAHAPDLADTVIREARTMRRHVDHHLARARAVGRRAVGHARTPVWQSAEAVRRAVERLYPSGRFDIDGNASAEVSIERQDLDEILGNLIENAAKYGGGSVFVTVDAEPDEERCVIWVEDDGAGIPDEERDRIFDRGARLDTGKPGTGLGLAIVRDVAEIYNGSVELSESEDLGGLLVRLSLPRS is encoded by the coding sequence CTGAAATCCGCACCGCATACGGGAAGCCTTGCCCGCCGTATGATGCTCATTTCCGCGGCGTGGATCCTCGTCTTGCTGTTGGGTGGAGGCGTCGCGCTCGACCGGACGCTTACCAATCTGGTCGAACGCAATTTCGACGAGCAACTGGAATATGTGCAGACAGCCCTGATTGCCTCCGCTGAAATCGGCCCGGATGGGGAAGTCCTGCTCTACAGATCATTGGGCGATCAACGGTTTCTGGAACCCAATAGCGGGGTGTATTGGCAAATCAGCGGCGATGGGCATGAGCCATTCCCGAGCCGGAGCCTGTGGGATCGCAGCCTGGAAGTGCGCGGCGACCATATCGACAACGAGCCGCATTTTTACAGCAGTGGCCAGTTTGGTGAAGAGCCGCTCCGGATTGTAGAGCGGTCGGTCATCTTGCCGCAAAGCGATACGCGCTGGACCTTCACTGTTGCCTCAGCACGCGGGGAGCTCGATGCGCAGATCGCGCGGATACGGTCGATCCTCATCTGGAGCTTCGTGGTACTTGCTCTTGGCTTGCTCGTTCTGGCAGCTCTCCAGAGTTACTATGGTTTGCGCCCGTTGCGCAGAGTTCGCGCGGCGATCCAACGCATCCGCTCAACTGGTAGCAACCGGGTCACCGATCCCCTGCCGCTGGAAGTTCAGCCGCTCGTTCAGGAGCTCAATGCGTTGCTCGAACATTCGGAGAAGCAGGCGGAGGAGGCGCGGACCCATGCCGGAAATCTCGCGCATGCTCTCAAAACGCCGCTTACAGTCGTGAACAATGCAGCCACCGCGCATGCGCCGGACCTGGCCGACACCGTGATCCGCGAGGCGCGCACGATGCGCCGCCATGTCGATCACCACCTTGCGCGGGCGCGTGCTGTGGGGCGCCGGGCAGTTGGTCACGCAAGAACCCCCGTTTGGCAGAGCGCCGAGGCTGTGCGCCGTGCAGTAGAGCGTCTCTACCCGAGCGGGCGTTTTGATATTGATGGCAACGCCTCGGCCGAAGTGTCCATCGAACGTCAGGACCTGGATGAAATCCTCGGCAACCTTATCGAGAATGCTGCCAAATATGGTGGAGGCTCCGTTTTTGTCACCGTCGATGCAGAACCCGATGAAGAACGGTGCGTGATCTGGGTCGAGGACGACGGGGCAGGCATCCCCGATGAAGAGCGCGACCGAATATTTGACCGTGGCGCTCGCCTTGACACTGGCAAGCCAGGCACTGGTCTTGGCCTTGCGATTGTTCGCGATGTTGCTGAAATCTACAACGGATCAGTCGAGCTGTCAGAGAGCGAGGACTTGGGCGGTTTGCTTGTCAGGCTCTCACTGCCCCGATCCTGA
- a CDS encoding chorismate mutase yields MSNETPSPQDRNPTSTGEDEVLASFRRSIDNIDAALIHMLAERFRITQAVGDYKAKAALPPADPGREDRQVARLRKLAEEAHLDPEFSEKFLRFIIDEVIRHHEQARNR; encoded by the coding sequence ATGTCAAACGAAACCCCGAGCCCGCAAGATCGCAACCCGACTTCGACTGGTGAGGACGAAGTATTGGCTAGCTTCCGGCGCTCGATAGACAATATCGACGCAGCCCTGATCCACATGCTGGCGGAGCGATTCCGCATTACCCAGGCGGTAGGGGACTATAAAGCAAAAGCAGCCCTCCCCCCTGCAGATCCGGGACGCGAAGATCGCCAGGTCGCGCGTTTAAGAAAACTGGCTGAAGAGGCCCATCTTGATCCGGAATTCTCCGAGAAATTCCTGCGCTTCATCATCGACGAAGTCATCAGGCATCACGAGCAAGCACGAAATCGCTGA
- a CDS encoding polyprenyl synthetase family protein gives MSADIIPLMRRQDDAPPTLDPMLQITAAGMNSVNTVILDRMQSEIPLIPRLAGHLISGGGKRLRPMLTLAGAELVGYQGNRHHKLAAAVEFIHTATLLHDDVVDGSELRRGKAAANIIFGNPATVLVGDFLFSRAFELMTEDGSLRVLKILSSASAIIAEGEVAQLSAQRKIETSEERYLDIIGAKTAALFAAASRISAVVAECDDSQERALDDYGRNLGVAFQLVDDAIDYDSDTAEMGKDRGDDFREGKMTLPVILAFARGTAEEREFWKAAISGHRSSDEDLDHAIRLIAKHDCVEATRERARHFAQRAADALSIFPDSKARSAMVEAAQFAVARGY, from the coding sequence ATGAGCGCTGATATTATTCCCCTTATGCGCCGGCAGGACGATGCTCCGCCCACGCTTGATCCCATGCTGCAAATTACCGCAGCGGGTATGAATTCGGTCAATACAGTTATTCTCGACAGGATGCAGAGCGAGATCCCCCTGATCCCGCGGTTGGCCGGCCATCTGATTTCCGGGGGCGGGAAACGACTGCGGCCGATGCTGACATTGGCAGGCGCAGAGCTGGTGGGGTATCAGGGCAATCGTCACCACAAATTGGCCGCAGCGGTGGAGTTCATCCATACCGCGACGCTGTTGCATGATGATGTTGTCGACGGGTCTGAATTGCGGCGCGGCAAGGCGGCCGCCAATATCATCTTCGGCAATCCGGCGACCGTGCTGGTCGGCGATTTCCTGTTCAGCCGCGCTTTCGAACTGATGACCGAAGATGGTAGCCTGCGGGTGCTCAAGATTCTCTCTTCCGCCAGCGCGATCATAGCGGAGGGCGAAGTCGCCCAGCTTAGTGCGCAACGCAAGATCGAGACGAGCGAAGAGCGGTATCTCGACATTATCGGCGCCAAGACAGCGGCCCTTTTTGCCGCTGCCAGCCGCATCAGCGCGGTCGTGGCCGAATGTGATGATTCGCAAGAACGCGCGTTGGATGATTATGGACGCAATCTGGGCGTTGCGTTTCAACTGGTCGATGATGCCATCGATTACGATTCCGATACCGCCGAGATGGGCAAGGATCGCGGCGATGATTTCCGCGAAGGAAAGATGACGCTGCCTGTGATCCTCGCATTTGCACGGGGCACAGCAGAGGAACGTGAGTTCTGGAAAGCCGCAATTTCCGGCCACCGGTCAAGCGATGAAGACCTTGACCACGCCATCCGATTGATCGCGAAGCACGACTGTGTCGAAGCGACCCGCGAGCGCGCACGGCACTTCGCCCAGCGAGCAGCCGATGCGCTGTCAATCTTCCCTGATAGCAAGGCGCGATCAGCCATGGTCGAGGCGGCCCAATTCGCCGTCGCGCGGGGATATTGA